From a single Adhaeribacter swui genomic region:
- a CDS encoding FMN-binding negative transcriptional regulator, which produces MYIPKLNAMTDKAEIIGFMKQYSFATLITAQDNVPSASHLPFIIEEREDSIFLISHFAKANPQWEEITQNQVLVIFTEPHAYISPQHYDHELNVPTWNYLAVHAYGQGRLITEQVKAFAALETMINTYEAAYQTQWQQLPPDFKTKLLNRIVAFEIEITDLQAKKKLSRNKSSTEKQRIITALENSPHGVEKEIGQYMQKEYY; this is translated from the coding sequence ATGTACATTCCTAAGCTCAATGCCATGACCGATAAAGCCGAAATTATAGGCTTTATGAAACAATATAGCTTTGCTACCCTTATTACCGCCCAGGATAATGTACCCTCGGCCTCGCATTTACCTTTTATTATTGAAGAGCGGGAAGATTCAATTTTTTTAATCTCGCATTTTGCCAAAGCAAATCCTCAGTGGGAAGAAATAACCCAAAACCAGGTTTTAGTAATTTTTACCGAGCCGCACGCCTATATTTCGCCGCAGCACTACGACCACGAACTTAACGTGCCCACCTGGAATTATTTGGCAGTGCATGCGTACGGCCAAGGCCGCTTAATTACCGAACAAGTTAAAGCATTTGCGGCTCTCGAAACCATGATTAACACCTACGAGGCCGCTTACCAAACGCAATGGCAGCAATTACCTCCGGATTTTAAAACAAAATTGCTAAACCGCATTGTAGCGTTCGAAATAGAAATTACCGATTTACAAGCCAAAAAGAAATTAAGTCGAAACAAATCCTCAACTGAAAAACAACGCATCATTACGGCTTTGGAAAATAGCCCCCACGGTGTAGAGAAAGAAATTGGGCAATACATGCAAAAAGAATATTATTAA
- a CDS encoding bifunctional 3,4-dihydroxy-2-butanone-4-phosphate synthase/GTP cyclohydrolase II: MFNTIEEAIADIKAGKVVIVVDDEDRENEGDFICAARAITPEIVNFMATHGRGLICVPLIEERCDELGLQLMVGRNTALHATPFTVSVDLIGHGCTTGISASDRAKTILALVDPKTDPESLGKPGHIFPLRAKKEGVIRRAGHTEAAVDLARLAGFEAAGVLVEIMNEDGSMARLPDLEKVAERFNLKLISIKDLIKYRLQQESLITREIAVEMPTEYGKFDLYAFTQRSNGAKHLALVKGTWAEDEPVLVRVHSSCVTGDIFGSCRCDCGPQLHKAMQIIEQAGQGVIVYMNQEGRGIGLLNKLRAYKLQEQGRDTVEANLELGFEMDERDYGVGAQILRDLGVTKMRLISNNPKKRTGLIGYGLEVVENVPIEIEPNEYNQRYLTTKRDKLGHTILKK, translated from the coding sequence ATGTTCAATACCATTGAAGAAGCCATTGCGGATATAAAAGCGGGCAAAGTCGTGATTGTGGTGGACGACGAAGACCGCGAAAACGAGGGAGATTTTATTTGCGCCGCCCGCGCCATTACCCCCGAAATTGTGAATTTTATGGCCACCCACGGCCGGGGCCTTATTTGTGTACCGCTTATTGAAGAGCGCTGCGACGAATTGGGACTGCAATTAATGGTGGGCCGGAACACGGCCTTACACGCCACCCCTTTTACCGTTTCGGTTGATTTAATCGGCCACGGCTGTACCACGGGTATTTCGGCCAGCGACCGCGCCAAAACCATTCTGGCTTTAGTAGACCCTAAAACTGATCCCGAGTCTTTAGGTAAACCGGGACATATTTTTCCGTTAAGAGCTAAGAAAGAAGGTGTTATCCGTCGAGCGGGCCACACCGAAGCGGCTGTTGATTTAGCCCGTTTAGCCGGTTTCGAAGCGGCTGGGGTCTTAGTCGAAATCATGAACGAAGATGGCTCCATGGCCCGCCTGCCCGATTTAGAAAAAGTAGCGGAGCGGTTTAATTTAAAACTGATTTCGATTAAAGATTTAATTAAATACCGCCTGCAGCAGGAAAGCTTAATAACCCGCGAAATAGCGGTAGAGATGCCCACCGAATACGGTAAGTTTGATTTATACGCTTTCACGCAGCGCAGCAACGGCGCTAAACACCTGGCCTTGGTAAAAGGTACCTGGGCCGAAGATGAACCGGTGCTGGTAAGGGTGCATTCGTCGTGCGTAACCGGCGATATCTTTGGCTCGTGCCGTTGCGATTGCGGTCCGCAGTTGCACAAAGCCATGCAAATAATTGAACAAGCCGGGCAGGGCGTAATTGTGTACATGAACCAGGAAGGCCGGGGCATTGGTTTATTAAATAAACTACGAGCCTACAAACTGCAGGAGCAAGGCCGCGACACCGTGGAAGCTAACCTGGAGTTAGGCTTTGAAATGGACGAACGCGATTACGGCGTTGGCGCGCAAATTCTCCGGGATTTAGGTGTAACCAAAATGCGCTTAATTTCTAATAACCCAAAAAAGCGCACCGGTTTGATTGGCTACGGTTTGGAAGTGGTAGAGAATGTGCCCATCGAAATTGAGCCTAATGAGTACAACCAACGTTACCTGACCACCAAACGTGATAAGTTAGGGCATACTATTTTAAAAAAATAG
- a CDS encoding DUF4287 domain-containing protein — protein sequence MSFQAYLDNIKTKTGKTPEDFKKLAEAKGFIQSGELVKTVKATEITNWLKQDFDLGHGHAMAIYATFKSKPE from the coding sequence ATGTCCTTTCAAGCGTACCTCGACAACATTAAAACTAAAACCGGTAAAACTCCCGAAGATTTTAAAAAATTAGCCGAAGCTAAAGGTTTTATCCAAAGCGGTGAATTAGTAAAAACCGTAAAGGCCACCGAAATTACCAATTGGTTAAAACAAGATTTTGATTTAGGGCACGGGCACGCCATGGCTATTTATGCTACTTTTAAAAGTAAACCCGAGTAA
- a CDS encoding nuclear transport factor 2 family protein, which produces MKDQFTAREEIIKNYLAGYNSLNIEHMVQDLDEQIVFENIQNGEVTLTLTGLPAFTQQAEQAIAYFSERTQTIKSMNHVGNTTEVEIDYRAILAVDLPNGMKSGEELKLMGKSIFQFTGDRIVQITDIS; this is translated from the coding sequence ATGAAAGACCAATTCACTGCCCGAGAAGAAATTATAAAAAATTACCTGGCAGGCTACAATTCATTGAACATCGAACATATGGTGCAGGACCTGGATGAACAAATTGTTTTTGAAAACATCCAAAACGGAGAAGTTACTTTAACTTTAACCGGTTTACCGGCATTTACACAACAAGCCGAACAAGCAATAGCGTATTTTTCCGAAAGAACGCAAACAATAAAATCGATGAACCACGTAGGTAACACTACCGAGGTTGAAATTGATTACCGCGCCATTTTAGCCGTAGATTTACCAAACGGCATGAAGAGCGGCGAGGAATTAAAGCTAATGGGTAAATCCATTTTTCAATTTACCGGCGACCGTATTGTACAAATAACGGATATTAGTTAA
- a CDS encoding glycosyltransferase, which produces MKILMLLSRVPYLLDKGDKLRAFYQLQKLAEKHEIILFALAEETDALVEATAELQKYCREVHLFLRPKVSIFRNLAGAFRNKKPIQVNYFYDAKAQKQINQLIAEHQPDHIYCQLIRMAEYVRHVKSIPKTLDYMDAFSKGMQRRAEIAPFYLKPVFALEALRLKKYEAAVFADFRYKTIISRQDRDLIAHPRHKDIAIVPNGIQTSYFYPLNLPQQYDLVFTGNMNYAPNIEAATYLVKKVLPLVKKQFPEIKLLLAGANPSYQVQTLESANVTVSGWMPDIREAYASSRVFVAPLFIGSGVQNKVLEAMAMKVPCVTTQLVNNGVGAANNCHLLVANSPTEFAQHITSLLTNQQLTEQLTKRALDFVHENYTWNKAVAYLEQVFDPEYENVEHS; this is translated from the coding sequence ATGAAAATACTGATGTTGTTATCGCGCGTGCCTTATCTGCTGGATAAAGGAGATAAATTACGAGCCTTTTATCAACTGCAGAAATTAGCGGAGAAACACGAAATAATCTTATTTGCCTTAGCCGAGGAAACCGATGCTTTAGTAGAAGCTACCGCGGAGTTGCAAAAATATTGTCGCGAGGTGCACTTGTTCTTGCGGCCTAAAGTCAGCATTTTTCGAAATCTGGCCGGCGCTTTCCGCAACAAAAAGCCCATTCAGGTAAATTATTTTTATGATGCTAAAGCGCAAAAGCAAATAAACCAACTTATTGCCGAACACCAACCCGATCATATTTACTGCCAGTTAATCCGCATGGCCGAGTACGTGCGCCACGTAAAAAGCATTCCGAAAACGCTCGATTACATGGATGCCTTTTCCAAGGGCATGCAGCGTCGGGCCGAGATTGCGCCTTTTTACCTGAAACCCGTATTTGCGCTGGAAGCGCTACGCCTTAAAAAGTACGAAGCCGCTGTTTTCGCGGATTTCCGGTATAAAACCATCATTTCGCGGCAAGACCGTGATTTAATTGCGCACCCGCGCCATAAAGACATTGCCATTGTGCCCAACGGCATCCAGACCAGCTACTTTTACCCCTTAAATTTACCGCAGCAATACGACCTGGTTTTTACCGGCAACATGAACTACGCGCCCAATATTGAAGCTGCTACCTACCTGGTAAAAAAAGTTTTGCCCTTGGTAAAAAAGCAGTTTCCGGAAATAAAACTATTACTGGCCGGCGCTAACCCCAGTTACCAGGTACAAACCTTAGAATCGGCCAACGTAACGGTAAGTGGTTGGATGCCCGACATCCGGGAAGCTTACGCCAGTTCCCGCGTTTTTGTGGCGCCCTTATTTATTGGGTCCGGAGTACAGAATAAAGTGCTGGAAGCCATGGCCATGAAAGTGCCGTGCGTAACCACACAATTAGTAAACAATGGGGTAGGAGCCGCTAATAATTGCCATTTGCTGGTAGCCAATTCGCCCACCGAGTTTGCGCAGCACATTACTTCGTTGCTCACCAACCAGCAATTAACGGAGCAGTTAACCAAAAGAGCCCTGGATTTCGTGCACGAAAACTATACCTGGAACAAGGCTGTAGCTTATCTGGAACAAGTATTTGACCCCGAATACGAAAACGTAGAACATTCTTGA
- a CDS encoding alpha/beta fold hydrolase: protein MTTTKSEGKYFTSFDGAKIYYEVQGQGQPVILLHGFRNTMQNWKTKLLYQDLIKNNFKVVVLDLRGNGQSEKPKTVAGYEKDAEARDVMGLATALGFKSYQIAGYSRGAIVTAKLLTLDKRISAAVLGGMGEAFTNPNWPRRLAFVNALSGKETNPEFEEFKKSAREQGLDLQTLLFQQQAQPSTSPAELAKVQIPVLVISGQEDNDNGSAEELAKLFKTATVKRVPGVHNNAWQNAQFAEAVLTFLQQNK from the coding sequence TTGACCACAACCAAATCCGAAGGCAAGTATTTTACTTCGTTTGACGGCGCTAAAATTTATTACGAGGTGCAAGGTCAGGGCCAACCGGTAATTTTGCTGCACGGTTTCCGGAACACAATGCAAAACTGGAAAACCAAGCTTTTGTACCAAGATTTAATTAAAAATAATTTTAAAGTAGTGGTGCTGGATTTACGCGGAAACGGCCAATCGGAAAAACCGAAAACCGTAGCGGGTTACGAAAAAGATGCGGAAGCCCGCGATGTAATGGGTTTAGCTACGGCCCTTGGTTTTAAAAGCTACCAGATTGCCGGCTATTCGCGGGGGGCTATTGTTACTGCGAAGTTGCTTACGCTAGACAAACGCATTAGCGCGGCCGTGCTAGGCGGTATGGGCGAAGCTTTCACGAACCCCAATTGGCCCCGGCGCTTGGCTTTTGTAAATGCCTTAAGCGGGAAAGAAACCAACCCGGAATTTGAAGAATTTAAAAAATCGGCCAGGGAACAAGGCCTGGATCTGCAAACCTTACTTTTTCAGCAGCAAGCCCAACCCAGCACCTCCCCGGCAGAGTTAGCTAAAGTACAAATACCCGTGCTGGTAATTTCGGGTCAGGAAGATAACGACAATGGTTCGGCGGAAGAACTTGCCAAATTATTTAAAACTGCTACCGTTAAGCGCGTACCCGGCGTGCACAACAATGCATGGCAGAATGCTCAATTTGCAGAAGCGGTACTAACCTTTTTGCAGCAGAATAAATAA
- a CDS encoding glycosyltransferase family 4 protein, protein MKTLHLCNRVPFPPHDGGAIGIYDIVSNLAAQGADVTVLAINTPKHFQPDDVLQERARLITVFVNTNISVVKAFFNLFTTIPYIFERFVSPAYTSRLIQLLQTETFDIIQVEGSQMAWYVPTIRQYSKAPIVLRAHNVEYTIWQRLARHEQNFLKKIYLHYTAREVRRFEKTYFQQFDAIAAITPDDKKRIEELGVTTQIEVIPAGVEMSRFARKPADAPQDKTLFMIGSLNWLPNQEGITWFLDNVWSVISQEDPELELHIAGSSPPPHMLALQIPRVTIHGFVPDAAAFMQQYELMLVPLLSGGGMRIKIVEGMGFGKCILTTPVGAEGIQVTPDHNILIAETAAEWLQVLRNYLAGKLPIQNIAQNAAHLIQQQYDNKIVITKYLKLYNSMASSKI, encoded by the coding sequence TTGAAAACCCTTCATCTTTGTAACCGCGTACCTTTTCCCCCGCACGATGGTGGCGCCATTGGCATCTACGACATCGTTAGTAATTTGGCCGCGCAGGGCGCCGATGTTACCGTGCTGGCCATTAACACGCCCAAGCATTTTCAGCCAGACGATGTGCTGCAAGAGCGGGCGCGTTTAATTACGGTTTTTGTAAACACCAATATTTCGGTGGTCAAGGCTTTTTTTAATCTGTTTACCACTATTCCGTATATTTTCGAACGGTTTGTGTCGCCGGCTTACACCAGTCGGTTGATTCAGTTGCTGCAAACCGAAACATTTGACATAATACAAGTAGAAGGCAGCCAGATGGCCTGGTACGTTCCTACCATTAGGCAATATTCCAAAGCTCCCATTGTGTTGCGGGCGCATAACGTAGAATATACCATTTGGCAGCGTTTGGCCCGCCACGAGCAAAATTTTTTAAAAAAAATCTATTTACACTATACCGCCCGGGAAGTTCGCCGTTTTGAGAAAACTTATTTTCAACAGTTTGATGCTATTGCGGCCATCACGCCCGACGATAAAAAACGCATTGAAGAGTTAGGCGTAACTACCCAGATTGAGGTGATTCCAGCGGGAGTAGAAATGAGCCGGTTTGCTCGTAAACCCGCAGATGCTCCGCAGGATAAAACTTTGTTTATGATTGGCTCTCTCAACTGGCTCCCGAACCAGGAAGGCATTACCTGGTTTCTGGATAATGTTTGGTCCGTCATCAGCCAGGAAGACCCGGAGCTGGAACTACACATTGCCGGTTCGTCGCCACCGCCACATATGTTGGCTTTGCAGATACCCCGGGTAACGATCCACGGCTTTGTGCCCGATGCCGCCGCTTTTATGCAACAATACGAGTTGATGTTGGTTCCTCTTTTGTCCGGAGGGGGCATGCGCATTAAAATTGTGGAAGGCATGGGTTTTGGCAAGTGCATTTTAACCACACCGGTAGGAGCCGAAGGCATTCAGGTAACACCAGATCATAACATTTTAATTGCCGAAACAGCGGCGGAGTGGTTGCAGGTGTTGCGTAATTACTTAGCCGGTAAGTTGCCTATTCAAAACATCGCGCAAAATGCGGCGCACCTTATTCAACAACAATACGACAACAAAATAGTAATTACGAAATACCTGAAGCTTTATAATTCTATGGCTTCTAGTAAAATTTAA
- a CDS encoding sialate O-acetylesterase: protein MKYLFLLLLLIGLHSTEFQDDPTRTQNFPKAEVRVKDLPKKEKVWVFILAGQSNMAGRGQVEPQDTIPNSRIFTINKQNQLILAKEPLHFYEPNLTGLDCGLSFGRTLLPQIPPDVSILLVPTAVGGSSISQWLGDSTHRQVPLLTNFKEKVALAQKLGKIQGILWHQGESDANPKDIPLYQSRLTSLFAQLRTITKNKNLPIVAGELGLFSQNPESWLKINQQLRNYAKIDKNYRIVSTADLSHKGDSIHFNSTGQRILGQRFAQEYLKFKKINSAN, encoded by the coding sequence ATGAAATACTTGTTTCTGCTTCTGTTATTGATAGGTTTACATTCTACTGAATTCCAGGATGATCCCACCCGTACCCAAAACTTTCCGAAGGCAGAAGTGCGGGTGAAAGATTTACCTAAAAAAGAAAAAGTTTGGGTTTTTATCTTAGCGGGTCAATCGAACATGGCAGGTCGCGGACAAGTAGAGCCGCAAGATACCATTCCCAATTCCCGGATATTCACGATTAATAAACAAAACCAGTTAATTCTGGCTAAAGAACCTTTGCACTTTTACGAGCCTAACTTAACCGGTCTGGATTGCGGACTTTCCTTTGGCCGAACTTTACTTCCGCAAATCCCTCCGGATGTAAGTATTCTGTTAGTTCCTACGGCGGTAGGTGGCAGCTCCATTAGCCAGTGGCTCGGCGACTCAACGCACCGGCAGGTACCCTTGTTAACTAATTTTAAAGAGAAAGTAGCCCTGGCCCAAAAGCTCGGCAAAATACAAGGTATTTTGTGGCACCAGGGTGAAAGCGACGCTAACCCCAAGGATATACCTCTTTACCAGAGCCGGTTAACCAGCCTTTTTGCGCAACTACGTACTATTACAAAAAACAAAAACTTACCCATTGTGGCAGGTGAACTGGGTCTATTTTCCCAGAACCCAGAAAGTTGGCTTAAAATAAATCAGCAATTGCGCAACTATGCTAAAATTGATAAGAACTACCGGATAGTAAGCACCGCCGATTTAAGCCACAAAGGCGATAGTATTCATTTTAACTCTACTGGGCAAAGAATATTGGGCCAACGCTTCGCGCAGGAATATCTAAAATTTAAAAAAATTAATTCTGCTAATTAG